A genomic stretch from Setaria viridis chromosome 1, Setaria_viridis_v4.0, whole genome shotgun sequence includes:
- the LOC117860062 gene encoding uncharacterized protein, whose amino-acid sequence MEAGYCNRKKTDICEGVCDNEYGSKSVLSMTRLKCALRGFDLRALLILLIGVPILIFAIYVHGQKVTYFLRPIWEKPPKPFTILPHYYHENVSMGNLCKLHGWKVRETPRRVFDAVLFSNELDILDIRWHELSPYVSEFVLLESNSTFTGIKKDLHFKENRQRFEFAESRLTYGMIGGRFVKGENPFVEESYQRVALDQLIKIAGITDDDLLIMSDVDEIPSGHTINLLRWCDDIPEILHLQLRNYLYSFQFLLDDKSWRASVHRYRSGKTRYAHFRQTDELLADSGWHCSFCFRYINDFIFKMKAYSHVDRIRFKYFLNPKRIQHVICEGADLFDMLPEEYTFQEIIAKLGPIPSTYSAVHLPAYLLEQIDQYRYLLPGYCMRETGSG is encoded by the exons ATGGAGGCCGGCTACTGCAACCGCAAGAAGACCGACATCTGTGAGGGCGTCTGCGACAACGAG TACGGTTCAAAGTCAGTTCTGAGCATGACAAGGCTGAAGTGTGCACTGAGGGGATTTGATTTGAGGGCTCTTTTGATCCTACTGATCGGTGTTCCTATTCTGATCTTCGCCATATACGTGCATGGCCAGAAGGTGACTTACTTCCTCCGACCGATATGGGAAAAGCCCCCAAAGCCCTTCACAATACTTCCTCACTACTATCATGAGAATGTCTCGATGGGTAACCTCTGCAAGTTGCATGGATGGAAAGTCAGGGAGACTCCACGCCGTGTCTTTGATGCTGTGCTCTTCAGCAACGAGCTTGACATTCTTGATATCCGTTGGCACGAGCTGAGCCCATATGTATCAGAATTTGTGCTGCTTGAGTCCAATTCAACCTTCACTGGCATAAAGAAGGATCTTCACTTCAAGGAAAACCGCCAACGGTTTGAGTTTGCTGAATCACGGTTGACCTATGGTATGATAGGAGGAAGGTTCGTGAAGGGAGAAAACCCGTTTGTTGAGGAGTCATATCAAAGGGTTGCTCTGGACCAGCTTATTAAGATTGCTGGCATCACAGATGATGACCTGTTGATCATGTCTGATGTTGATGAGATCCCAAGTGGGCATACGATCAACCTCTTGAGATGGTGTGATGACATTCCTGAGATTCTTCATCTCCAGCTCAGGAACTATCTCTACTCATTCCAATTTTTACTCGATGACAAGAGCTGGAGGGCTTCAGTACACAGATATCGGTCTGGAAAGACCAGGTATGCGCATTTCCGGCAAACAGATGAGCTTCTGGCTGATTCAGGGTGGCACTGCAGCTTTTGCTTCCGCTACATAAACGATTTCATCTTCAAGATGAAAGCCTACAGCCATGTTGATCGGATCAGATTCAAGTACTTCCTAAACCCGAAGAGGATTCAGCATGTGATTTGTGAGGGTGCTGATCTTTTCGACATGCTTCCTGAAGAATACACATTCCAAGAGATCATTGCCAAGCTGGGGCCTATTCCAAGCACATACTCCGCCGTTCATCTCCCCGCCTATCTGCTGGAGCAAATCGATCAGTATAGATATCTTCTTCCTGGCTACTGCATGAGGGAAACTGGCAGTGGCTAG
- the LOC117843552 gene encoding NAC domain-containing protein 73: MARSWLITCRGIAKKIRYTTPSGNHRISELIAEARRECPNCSHVIDNSDVAMQWPGLPAGVKFDPSDLELLEHLEEKIGLGGSRPHVLIDEFIPIIDNDEGICYSHPENLPGMKTDGSNAHFFHRVSKAYGCGQRKRRRVISCSSDHTVTDEHVRWHKTGRSKPIYDNGVKKGWKKIMVLYKTSHRGEKPDRAHWVMHQYHLGQEEDEKDGDLVVSKIFCQITNKSMEISETEAAYDKPDASASVIGPKTPTPKTNAPQPRLANNSPCETEQNVSILQDQLLLQDEGEPIIPVVSLEDDAMNPAWCAGAEEQQAVGGASRAQLNLDEPLLCREDPNSLNDDTLLPMDYPILSQCRNEILDRSLNTFYGLPDLHNVDLGTPPDLQLGDLQFGSQESLGSWLDRI, translated from the exons ATGGCGAG GTCGTGGTTGATAACTTGTAGGGGAATTGCTAAGAAGATAAGATACACAACTCCTAGTGGTAATCACAGAATAAGCGAATTGATTGCAGAAGCACGGAGGGAATGTCCGAACTGCAGTCATGTCATTGATAACAGTGAT GTTGCCATGCAGTGGCctgggctgcctgctggagtcaAGTTTGACCCATCTGATTTGGAGTTGCTTGAACATTTAGAAGAGAAAATTGGTCTGGGGGGTTCGAGGCCACATGTGCTCATTGATGAATTTATTCCAATTATAGATAACGATGAAGGAATCTGCTATTCACACCCTGAAAATCTTCCTG GTATGAAAACAGATGGCAGCAATGCTCATTTCTTCCATAGAGTTTCAAAAGCCTATGGTTGTGGCCAGCGCAAGCGTCGAAGGGTCATAAGCTGCAGTAGTGATCACACTGTTACTGATGAGCATGTGAGATGGCACAAGACAGGGAGATCCAAACCCATATATGACAATGGTGTTAAAAAAGGTTGGAAGAAGATAATGGTGCTGTACAAAACTTCACATAGAGGTGAAAAACCTGATAGAGCTCACTGGGTAATGCATCAGTATCACCTCGGACAAGAGGAGGATGAAAAGGACGGGGATCTTGTTGTTTCCAAAATCTTCTGCCAAATAACAAATAAGAGTATGGAAATTTCTGAAACAGAAGCTGCTTATGACAAACCTGATGCATCTGCTTCTGTGATTGGTCCTAAAACTCCAACTCCAAAGACAAATGCTCCACAGCCACGTCTTGCTAATAATAGTCCATGTGAAACAGAGCAGAATGTTTCCATCCTGCAGGATCAG CTACTACTGCAGGATGAGGGAGAGCCTATCATTCCTGTTGTTAGCCTGGAGGATGATGCCATGAACCCTGCATGGTGTGCAGGAGCTGAAGAACAGCAGGCTGTTGGAGGGGCATCTCGGGCTCAGCTGAACCTAGACGAACCTCTGCTTTGCCGTGAAGACCCGAATTCCTTAAATGACGACACATTGCTTCCCATGGACTACCCGATTCTGTCCCAATGCAGGAACGAGATCCTTGACAGGAGCCTGAACACATTTTATGGGTTACCTGATCTCCATAATGTGGATCTCGGAACGCCTCCAGATCTTCAGCTTGGT GACTTGCAGTTTGGTTCTCAGGAAAGCCTTGGCAGCTGGCTGGACCGCATCTAG